In the Pseudolabrys taiwanensis genome, one interval contains:
- a CDS encoding segregation and condensation protein A encodes MSAAEFPALETDRSDAEPAMIVDVEGYEGPLDLLLVLARQQKVDLAKISILALADQYLGFVEAARKLRLELAADYLVMAAWLAYLKSRLLLPEAAPGEGPSAEDMALALANRLRRLEAIREAANKLMERPQLGRDVYPRGAPEPIAEVKQPEWTATLYDLLSAYAVQRQRTALSRVRFKKRNVWSLAEARATLERMIGTSTDWSRIDQFLISYVVEPTQAATVFASSFASALELVREGVAEIHQKDSFSPIFMRKRVAVNGGPIARDA; translated from the coding sequence ATGAGTGCCGCCGAGTTTCCCGCCCTCGAGACCGATCGCAGCGACGCCGAACCGGCGATGATCGTCGACGTCGAAGGCTATGAAGGGCCGCTCGATCTGCTCCTGGTGCTCGCGCGTCAGCAGAAGGTCGATCTTGCCAAGATCTCGATCCTGGCGCTCGCGGACCAGTATCTCGGTTTCGTCGAAGCGGCGCGTAAGCTGCGGCTCGAACTGGCCGCCGACTATCTCGTGATGGCGGCGTGGCTCGCTTATCTGAAATCGCGTCTGCTGTTGCCGGAAGCGGCGCCGGGCGAGGGGCCGAGCGCCGAGGACATGGCGCTGGCTTTGGCCAACCGGTTGCGCCGCCTCGAAGCGATCCGCGAAGCCGCCAACAAGCTGATGGAGCGGCCGCAGCTCGGCCGCGATGTCTATCCGCGCGGCGCGCCGGAGCCGATCGCCGAAGTGAAGCAGCCGGAATGGACGGCGACGCTCTACGATCTGCTGTCGGCTTACGCCGTGCAGCGCCAGCGCACCGCGCTGTCGCGCGTGCGTTTCAAGAAGCGCAATGTGTGGTCGCTCGCCGAAGCGCGCGCGACGCTCGAGCGGATGATCGGCACGTCGACCGACTGGTCGCGCATCGATCAGTTCCTCATCAGTTACGTGGTGGAGCCGACGCAGGCGGCGACGGTGTTTGCCTCGTCTTTCGCATCCGCGCTGGAGTTGGTGCGCGAAGGCGTCGCCGAGATCCACCAGAAGGACTCGTTCTCGCCAATCTTTATGCGCAAGCGAGTTGCTGTGAACGGCGGCCCCATCGCGCGTGACGCGTAA